One stretch of Juglans microcarpa x Juglans regia isolate MS1-56 chromosome 3D, Jm3101_v1.0, whole genome shotgun sequence DNA includes these proteins:
- the LOC121256598 gene encoding zinc-finger homeodomain protein 4-like: MELSSHEGEIPIPINSAYGGGHGHGHMIHHNPAPHNIHIIPSSAPQISSNGPPLPTSLEEHMPYKKVVRYKECLKNHAAAMGGNATDGCGEFMPNGEEGTIEALNCSACNCHRNFHRKEVEGEPSSCDYHHSPHLNRVGRKFIFGHHKNILPPEALGYPTATGTFISSRPGAPHQMIMPYNIGSLPSESDEQEDGGGAVVVRPPQLAKKRFRTKFTQEQKEKMLNFAEKVGWKIQKQEEAAVQQFCQEIGVKRRVLKVWMHNNKHNLAKKNPPLLKVNTIYNINIYIYIYICGSLGF, from the coding sequence ATGGAACTTTCAAGTCATGAGGGAGAAATCCCAATCCCGATAAACAGTGCATATGGTGGGGGACATGGGCATGGGCACATGATCCACCATAATCCTGCACCCCACAATATTCACATCATTCCTTCGTCAGCACCACAGATCTCCTCCAATGGCCCCCCATTACCCACAAGCCTGGAGGAACATATGCCCTACAAGAAAGTGGTGAGGTACAAAGAATGCCTCAAGAACCATGCAGCAGCAATGGGAGGGAATGCCACTGATGGGTGTGGTGAATTCATGCCCAATGGTGAAGAGGGTACTATAGAAGCACTCAATTGTTCTGCCTGCAACTGCCACAGAAACTTCCACAGAAAAGAAGTTGAGGGTGAGCCCTCTTCGTGTGACTACCACCATAGCCCACATCTCAACAGGGTTGGAAGGAAATTCATCTTTGgccatcacaaaaatatactACCGCCTGAGGCCCTAGGGTACCCTACAGCTACAGGTACCTTTATATCTTCAAGACCAGGAGCGCCCCACCAAATGATAATGCCCTACAACATAGGATCCCTCCCGTCGGAGTCTGATGAGCAGGAAGATGGCGGAGGTGCAGTCGTGGTCAGGCCTCCGCAGCTTGCAAAGAAGAGGTTCAGGACGAAGTTCACACAGGAACAGAAGGAGAAAATGCTGAACTTCGCTGAGAAAGTCGGGTGGAAAATCCAGAAGCAGGAAGAGGCTGCGGTGCAACAGTTCTGCCAAGAGATTGGAGTCAAGAGAAGAGTCCTCAAGGTTTGGATGCACAACAACAAGCACAATCTAGCCAAGAAGAACCCCCCGCTCCTTAAAGTTAACACcatatataacattaatatatatatatatatatatatatgtggttctCTTGGTTTTTAA